One Streptomyces hundungensis DNA segment encodes these proteins:
- a CDS encoding TetR/AcrR family transcriptional regulator, which translates to MAETRTPDSTRRSERSRRAIYDAALSLVGEAGYGRTTIEGIAARAGVGKQTIYRWWPSKAEVLLEAFLERGGQAAESDPALPDTGDLEADLKQVLRATVDELTDPGFEIPYRALAAEGVINADLGAQFVRKLLEPGLQLYVDRLRAARDAGAIDPDVDPRVAVELLVGPLAHRWLLRTLPLTHAYADSLVEYALRGIAPR; encoded by the coding sequence ATGGCAGAGACCAGAACACCCGACTCCACCCGCCGCAGCGAGCGTTCACGCCGGGCCATCTACGACGCGGCCCTCTCGCTCGTCGGCGAGGCGGGGTACGGCAGGACGACCATCGAGGGCATCGCGGCGCGGGCCGGCGTGGGCAAGCAGACGATCTACCGCTGGTGGCCCTCCAAGGCGGAAGTCCTCCTCGAAGCCTTCCTCGAACGCGGCGGCCAGGCCGCCGAGAGCGACCCGGCCCTCCCCGACACGGGTGACCTGGAGGCGGATCTCAAGCAGGTGCTGCGCGCCACCGTCGACGAGCTCACCGACCCCGGCTTCGAGATCCCCTACCGCGCGCTCGCGGCCGAGGGCGTCATCAACGCGGACCTCGGCGCCCAGTTCGTGCGCAAACTGCTCGAACCCGGGCTCCAGTTGTACGTCGACCGGCTGCGCGCGGCGCGGGACGCGGGCGCGATCGACCCCGACGTCGACCCCCGCGTCGCCGTGGAACTGCTCGTCGGCCCGCTCGCCCACCGCTGGCTGCTGCGCACCCTCCCGCTCACCCACGCCTACGCGGACAGCCTCGTCGAGTACGCGCTGCGCGGAATCGCACCCCGCTGA
- a CDS encoding DUF6243 family protein has translation MTRGGAGNMLGVGGTRSRLSRQALRGTGGNARGGGGLDPMAQKRELLRKLKERRTASHEA, from the coding sequence ATGACCCGAGGTGGAGCAGGAAACATGCTGGGCGTCGGCGGCACCCGCAGCCGGCTCTCGCGCCAGGCACTGCGCGGCACGGGCGGCAACGCCCGGGGCGGCGGCGGTCTCGATCCGATGGCCCAAAAGCGGGAGCTGCTACGGAAGTTGAAGGAGAGGCGTACGGCATCGCATGAGGCGTGA
- a CDS encoding bifunctional DNA primase/polymerase: protein MGAEFGRSRGEESKLSRWLRRRPKDAPGVDPSRLSLLLAVAAADLPLAPAAYPIGYRCSCERMGCPTPARHPVSFAWQTQSTTDPAQIERWALGQPEANFITATGMVHDVLDVPLEAGREALARLLSEGIDVGPVAEAAGDGDNGRMLFFTATRGTPEDEDEWWPCELDCHPETMDEHPGLRWHCRGSYVLVPPARLPGELGVAWVRGPEHALPDPLTVLEALTDACARYAGETGAHAAAWPLGR, encoded by the coding sequence ATGGGCGCTGAGTTCGGCCGTTCCCGCGGCGAGGAGAGCAAACTGTCCCGCTGGCTGCGCAGGCGGCCCAAGGACGCGCCGGGTGTGGACCCGAGCCGGCTCTCGCTGCTCCTGGCCGTGGCCGCCGCCGATCTGCCCCTGGCGCCCGCCGCGTACCCCATCGGCTACCGATGTTCCTGTGAGCGCATGGGCTGTCCCACGCCCGCCCGCCACCCCGTCTCCTTCGCCTGGCAGACGCAGTCCACCACCGACCCCGCGCAGATCGAGCGCTGGGCGCTCGGCCAGCCCGAGGCCAACTTCATCACCGCGACCGGCATGGTCCACGACGTGCTCGACGTGCCGCTCGAAGCGGGGCGCGAGGCCCTGGCCCGGCTGCTCTCCGAGGGGATCGACGTCGGTCCGGTCGCCGAGGCCGCCGGTGACGGCGACAACGGGCGGATGCTGTTCTTCACCGCGACGCGGGGTACGCCCGAGGACGAGGACGAGTGGTGGCCCTGCGAGCTCGACTGCCATCCCGAGACGATGGACGAGCATCCGGGGCTGCGCTGGCACTGCCGGGGGAGCTATGTCCTCGTGCCGCCGGCGCGGCTGCCGGGGGAGCTCGGGGTCGCGTGGGTGCGGGGGCCGGAGCATGCGCTTCCGGATCCGTTGACGGTGCTTGAGGCGTTGACCGATGCGTGTGCGCGGTATGCGGGGGAGACGGGGGCGCACGCGGCGGCGTGGCCGCTGGGCCGCTAG